In Penicillium psychrofluorescens genome assembly, chromosome: 5, a single window of DNA contains:
- a CDS encoding uncharacterized protein (ID:PFLUO_007281-T1.cds;~source:funannotate), translating into MALVHNIIIRGYNSMYLQAPKLKPADIPDFLRYCHAWYLFVVGHHDSEEMVLFPKIEEDTGIKGIMDEDTKEHAAFHDGLEEMNTYAETCIATPSKYKGAELVKIFDSFADAFHSHLASEPLKLLALQKYKIDMKTLGDHTTQYALQRYSTTDVLPILWYNLDTKFEGGKWETFPPLPAPVKWTVVPN; encoded by the exons ATGGCGCTCGTGCACAATATCATTATTCGCGGTTACAACAGCATGTACCTCCAAGCGCCGAAACTGAAGCCCGCAGATATCCCGGACTTCCTGCGGTACTGTCACGCATGGTACTTGTTTGTGGTTGGCCATCATGACAGCGAAGAGATGGTGTTGTTCCCCAAAATCGAAGAGGATACAGGGATCAAAGGgatcatggacgaggatACCAAAGAGCATG CTGCTTTTCACGACGGTCTCGAAGAAATGAACACATACGCCGAGACTTGTATCGCCACGCCATCGAAATACAAAGGCGCGGAGTTGGTCAAAATCTTTGATTCTTTTGCGGACGCATTCCATAGCCATCTGGCCAGTGAACCGTTGAAGCTGCTTGCGCTGCAAAAGTATAAAATCGATATGAAGACGCTGGGCGATCATACTACACAGTATGCGCTCCAACGATATTCTACCACGGACGTCCTCCCCATTCTATGGTATAATCTCGACACCAAGTTCGAGGGCGGGAAGTGGGAAACCTTCCCACCGTTACCAGCTCCCGTTAAATGGA CTGTGGTGCCAAATTGA